From Mucilaginibacter gotjawali:
TTATTAATGGGATTGATACAGAGATATGGGACCCAAATAACGACCCGATGATCCCGCATAAGTTCTCGATAAAACAAATTGCCAAAGGGAAACAGGCCGATAAACAAGCCCTTTGCGAAAGGTTTGGTTTTACGCCTGAAAAACCGCTTGTATCTTTCATTGGCAGGCTTGTTCTTGAAAAAGGCGCCGACATTTTGCCGGCTGCGCTTGAAAGAAGTTTTAATGAGCATCCCGGGAAGTTTGATATGCTGATTTTAGGAGCGGGCGAAAAAGGTGTTGAAAACGGCCTGTTGCATTTAAAGAAGGTTTACCCCGAACAGTGCAATGTTTTTATTGGTTACGATGAAGCGCTGGCGCACCTGATCTATGCCGGGTCAGACTTTTTGCTTATGCCATCCCGGGTTGAGCCTTGCGGGCTTAACCAACTGTATGCCCTGCGCTACGGAACTTTACCCATGGTGAGGAGCACTGGCGGTTTGAAAGACACGGTTGTCGATTTTGGCGATGAGGGCGGCTATGGTATCAGGTATAATAATGCCAGCATTGATGACATTTGCGATGCAATAAGCCGGGCCCTGACGCTCTTCGAAAACACTAAACACGTGCAACATTTGCGAAAGATAATGATGGCGCTCGATTTCTCGTGGGATCGGTCGGCCAAAGAGTATATAAACCTTTATGAAAGCTTAAATCCAATAATATGACCTCAAAAGTAATTTGTATTGTACTTGGCGGTGGCCAGGGAAGTCGGTTATCGCCGTTAACCGCAACACGTTCAAAACCAGCTGTTCCTATTGCAGGTAAATACAGGCTGGTGGATATCCCTATTTCAAATTGCCTTAATTCGGGTATTCACCGGATTTATGTACTGACGCAGTTTAATTCGGCATCGTTAAATAAGCACATCAAAAACACTTACCATTTCAGTAGTTTCAGCGAGGCCTTTGTTGACATCCTGGCTGCCGAGCAGACCCCGTCAAGCGTGGCGTGGTTCCAGGGAACTGCCGACGCGGTGAGGCAGAGTTTACATCACCTTGCAGTACATGACTTTGAATATGTACTCATCCTTTCAGGCGATCAGTTGTACCAGATGGATTTTGAGGCAATGATTGCGGAGCATATTGAAAAAAATGCAGAGATCTCTATCGCCACCATCCCGGTTCACGCAAACGATGTGCCCGGATTTGGCATATTAAAAACGGATGAAAATAGCATGGTTTCGGCATTCGTTGAAAAGCCGAAAACCAATTTTGAAAGCTGGGCATCGGAAGTTAGCCCGCAAATGGCCGCAGAGGGCAGGGTTTACCTTGCATCGATGGGGATTTACCTGTTTAACCGCAAGCTTTTGTATGACCTTTTGCAGGGGAATGAGCGCACGGATTTTGGCAAGGAAATTATACCCCAGTCCATCACAGAACACCGCGTATTAAGTTACCAGTACGAAGGTTACTGGACAGACATTGGTACCATCCCATCATTTTTCGATGCAAACCTTGGCCTTACAGATGATATCCCGCAATTTAATTTGTTTGACAAACACCCGATATACACCCGCGCACGTATGTTGCCGCCGTCAAAAATGTCGGGGACGCATGTGGATAAAGTAATCATCGCTGATGGGTGTATCATTAATGCCAGCCACATTACCCGCTCCGTTATAGGTGTTCGTACGCGTCTCG
This genomic window contains:
- a CDS encoding glucose-1-phosphate adenylyltransferase, with product MTSKVICIVLGGGQGSRLSPLTATRSKPAVPIAGKYRLVDIPISNCLNSGIHRIYVLTQFNSASLNKHIKNTYHFSSFSEAFVDILAAEQTPSSVAWFQGTADAVRQSLHHLAVHDFEYVLILSGDQLYQMDFEAMIAEHIEKNAEISIATIPVHANDVPGFGILKTDENSMVSAFVEKPKTNFESWASEVSPQMAAEGRVYLASMGIYLFNRKLLYDLLQGNERTDFGKEIIPQSITEHRVLSYQYEGYWTDIGTIPSFFDANLGLTDDIPQFNLFDKHPIYTRARMLPPSKMSGTHVDKVIIADGCIINASHITRSVIGVRTRLGFETVIENCYVMGSDNYQTLEQIQESHLSQTPLMGVGDRCHIKNAIIDKNTYIGDDVQINCGEKLENGDYGPYVVQDGIVIVKKRAVIPNGTVI